The Hippoglossus hippoglossus isolate fHipHip1 chromosome 2, fHipHip1.pri, whole genome shotgun sequence DNA segment tgtgtgtgtgtgtgtgtgtgtgtgtgtgtgtgtgtgtgtcccgcGCTGCGTCTTTCTTGCTGCCCCATTGGCCGTCTGGAGGCAggggtgcagtgtgtgtgcaggggggAGACACCAGTTGTGAGTACAGCTCAGCAGACATCTGTTGCCCTGCGGCTGGCGGGGAAAGcctatctacacacacacacagagataataTTCCCCCCCAGCTGATTATTCAGCCTgggacagccccccccccccctattttttttacataaagttTTGCACAGTGTTGGGGGTGCAGTGATGTACCAccagacaaccccccccccttcaatcCCATAacccctcactccctcctctcactctctcttcagttttacacacttacacaaagcTCCCACATACAAAGCTCTGTAAGGACTGTGTTACATATTCATTACTGCCTCCATCAAAGCctgcagtggtgtgtgtgtgtgtgtgtgtgtgtgtgtgtgtgtgtgtgtgagagcgccGCTCAGCTGATGTTTGAAAGATGCACCCACTCACCCCGCAGGTCTGGAGATGGAGCGAGGAGGTCACTCGCTCCGCCGTTGGTCCGTTGAGACTCTGGCGGCTGAATGCATCATTCACCGGAGCCGGGACCACACCAGACGATGTTTCTTTTCAAATCGAAACCATGAAAAGAGTCACATTTAACAGGATTATGATTAGATGTGTGAAGAATGTGACCAAACGGACTGAGATCAatgtgaaattgaaaaaaaaacagttgccAAATGTTACTAAATATTGATATTCTCTCCCACCCCTTGTGTTGTATGTTAATATTTAGTTAGTTTGAGACTTTTCAATACATCACCTTTGCCTCTGGTTTTTATCTATAGTTTACAACTATCTAACTAACACTttataaacaaaagaaacattcgagcaaatccatccattatctctCACACTTAGGGTCACGGGgagggcgagaggcggggttcaaACAGGGAACTTTCTTGTTCTGCACCACCGTGCAAATACAAAACGAGTTAAGAAGATTTAAagcataaaaataataaaagagacGTAGAAATTGACAGTGCATTTTAAGATTCAGCCCTAAATGAGATGCATCAGGGTCAGTGTGCACGAGGTTAAACTTGAAACCCTGAAGAATCCTTTCAACTTTATTGTTCCTGTCCTGAAtctttcccatcatgcacttgTTATCTGctgtatctgtatttttttttgtacctctgccaagaggttatgtttttgtctgtgtgtcagaaGGATTATTCAAAAAATACTGAGgtgattaccatgaaactttaTGATGGGTGGTGTATGGCCCAAGGATGAAACCATAAACTGATCtgggattatttattttttttcacttgccTTCACATGGTGAGACAAAGCATTCGAGTTTTGCAATGATGATGATTTGTAGTTTTTgaagtttaatattttattctcaAAACCGTACGACGAAGAGTTTAACGTGGTTTTGTGCAGATACAAAGAATCTACATTTCTCTAATATGAAATGGTCTCTGAAAAGAAGTAGCTGTGCAAGAACATGATAAGATTCATTGTCTATAGTTAGAATACATCTGACCAGATATTGGAAGTTTTCAATACTAATATATCGATTGAGCAGTCATTGGTGTAATATGTGAGAAACATGAATGGAAATGCACTTTGGATGTGGTGGTTTTAATAGAGTAGGtgaaatttgtgtgtgtgtgtgtgtgtgtgtgtgtgtgtgtgtgtgtgtgtgtgtgtgtgtgtgtgtgtgtgtgtgtgtgtgtgtgtgtgtgtgtgtgtgtgtgtgtgtgtgtgtgtgtgtgtgtgtgtgtgtgtaccattAAAGCCCACAGTGCACAATTCCACCTCTATTGTCTTGGGTGGGGGGggaccctccctcctccacaccaCTCGCCGTCTGAACGCCGCTGCCTCTGTCTTGGCATTTGCAAGTGGAGAATGCTTTCAACAGCTGTAGCTTAGCAACAGCGGCCCTGGCCATGTTGCTAGGAAGCGGCTTTTTCGTAAAATGCACACTCGTTCCAACCCCCCCGCCTGTTTTCAGAACCACAACCAGGATGTTTGATGACGTACAAAGAGGATTTCAGCCCAGTAAAACATAACCTCAGATACTGTAACTTTAAACAGCATCTATAATAACATAATAGGGTCCAGTCAGAATCCAGCAGGCCTGTAATTATGCTCCTGCAGATGAAGATGTTCGTCATGCTCCCAGATTAACTTTTCCAAAGTGCTCCCTGTAATTTGCGTGCAGCTTAAACCTTTGGCACCAATCACATTAGCCCATGTCTTCAATTCCTGAATGCAACACGGTGATTGGCTCTGGAGCCGTGAGCGCTTTAATGAGTAACTCCGCCACCCTGGTGGGAAGAAGCATATGGAGCCTAATTaccaggtggggggggggaggagggatggtCGCGCTCATCGCTAACGGCTTGCTGTCTCCTCAACAGTTCTACCTCTGTTTCCGTTTAGATTAATGTGCTGTGGcgtccccccctcccccccccaccccccagtaACAACCCTCTGCGGCCAgactccccccaaaaaagcgGGGAGTCCATTAATTATGGTGAGGGGCCCCCGCAGACTCTTTGTGTCTGCCTCAGCCACTGCCCCAGACAGAGCCCGcgtgaaaaaaaagaggactCAGAGTTTCATGATGGCTCGGGGGGGGGAATTACCAAAGGAAATTAAAGTGAGGAGTCAGATTTCCCTAAAATGACACCAATTGTTGACTTTACATGATCATGTGAGCGGAATGCAAACAAGTTTTCCTGACTGGTTGCTTTTGTAACAGACTTAATGTCTTCACCGCAAATATTTGTCATCTCATATTGCATTTGAGAACCAGTATAAACGATTAATGAAGAAAGTGTCAAATAGtaaaaatataactttatttatagagcactttacataaataataatattataataatagagataaatatcaataataGCCTGGCCCCCCAAGTAAAATAAGAATATGCCTTCCAAAGAAGTAGGTTTTTAGCCGAGACTTAAAAAGTTGCAGTATTACTTTTAATATCTTCTCAGTTGAAGTCACTGTCCATCACTGGGATTCATGCGGCCACATTCCTTTTgctcttttgtttatttctggcCTCCACATactgatttctgtgttttctccaaAGGGGAAaaatctctctctgcagcagatcTGTGTATTCTCAGTGACACGGTCTGTAAACGCTGACCTGCTTGTatcaacatcatttggtctttgcaaacagaaatgacgTCCATGcgtatttgcatatagagcggggaagtgagatccgtGTGGTCACAGGAGATGTGAGAACACGTTCCTCACTTACtctcatgtttctctttctttaggCATCAATGACTCCAGCTTTGTGAGAGGGCATCCATCTTCCGGTGTGCTGGATGTCTGTGACAGATCCATGGGTCAGAAGGACCATGTGGAGGCAGGGGCAGGCCACATGCTCGACCTGGAGCCGGATCTGGAGTATCTCCACGTAGCTGGGGCCGACCGGCAGGCTGGCGGCGCTGACGGAGCCCCTGCtatggaggagcagggggagagCTCCGGTAGCAGCAGCACCGCCGATTCCCCTCCGCCGGCCACAGTGGAGGAAAGTGCTGGGCCTGACGCTGAGTGCGAGCCGGCGTCATCTTCCAGCTCCACCCTTGCTGCCGGCCCTGACccggatggaggagagggagcatCAACTCACACTAAGAACACCCACCAGCCACTTTGTCGTACGCAGTGTGTGGACTTAGGCACCGAGGGGCCTCCCGAGCCCCCATCTGAACTCTCACCAGAGCGGGAACATGAAACTCCTGCGCAGTCCCCACCCAACTCCCCGTGTAAGAACCCCCCCGAGCCTCGGCCCAGTCCCTCCAAATCAAGGCCGGCGTCCGAGGCTGGCGGGAAGGAGTACCAGGCTAAGCTGGAGTTTGCCCTGAAGCTGGGTTATTCTGAGGAGACGGTGCGACTGGTGCTGTCCAAGCTGGGCCCTGACACCCTCATCAACGACATACTGGGAGAGCTGGTCAAACTGGGCACCAAGTCGGACAGCGAGCAGCCGGCCGCATCGTTGGCCTCcacctcatcctcttcatcctcctcttcatcgtgCGGTTGCTCTGATTTGCTGGACAGCCAGAGGTCGGACTCGCCCTGTCTCTCAGACTCTCTGTGCGACCAGGACAACCTGCGGCCGATTGTGCTGGACGGAAGCAATGTCGCCATGAGGTGAGCAGGCACCAGTTACTGACTTTCACTTGTCAGTTTATTACAGGATTGTTGTGTTCgacaaaattattttattcaatgtgGTTCAGTTCAGTCACTGTAAAATGAACTAAAACCCCAAATATTAATTTGCTAATACCCTCCGCCATTTTCCCCCGTGTAGTCATGGCAACAAGGAAGTGTTTTCGTGCCAGGGCATCCAGCTGGCAGTGGATTGGTTCCTCGAGCGTGGCcatcatgacatcacagtgtttGTGCCCGCATGGAGGAAGGAGCAGTCCCGGCCCGATGCCCCTATAACAGGTCAGTGAGATGCTGTGTGacgcaaaaacacacacacacacacacacacacacacacacacacacacgcagtctGTGCAGATTGTTGTAACTTCACTgcaacgcccccccccccccacctccacagaTCAGGAGATCTTGCGTCgcctggagaaagaaaagattctGGTCTTCACTCCCTCGCGGCGCGTCCAAGGCCGGCGCGTGGTCTGCTATGACGACCGCTTCATTGTCAAGCTGGCGTATGAGTCAGACGGCATCATCGTCTCCAACGACAACTACCGGGACCTGGCTAACGAGAGGCCCGAGTGGAAGAAGTTCATCGACGAGCGGCTGCTCATGTACTCCTTCGTCAATGACAAGTAGGAAGGGAGGGGTTAGTGAGGGACAGCTTTTGTCCACGTGATAGACCTCGGTGAAAGAGTTGTAACTGAATGAAATTTGAGCGATTATATGTGACTAAGATTTGATTtaacaaaagccacaacaatTTACAATTTTCACTTGGTTTTAGATGCAGAATTACATCTTATAgtctatttgtctttttttttgtctttttactttcttgttCCCTCAAACTATTTACTGAAGAAATTAAAGCAACCTAAACAATGTGCCTCAACATAAAAGAACATCATTATCCgtatcatcattatcattaacCACCGATATACAAGGAGGCAAGTTATATAATCGGTACGTGCCTTTACACCGTGTAACACCGGTGCCACCGACTACCACAGCAACCCTAATGCAAAATCCTTTTCTGTTACCGTCTCTCAGGTTCATGCCCCCAGACGACCCTCTTGGCCGTCATGGCCCCTCCTTAGACAACTTCCTGAGGAAGAGACCCATCATGCCTGAGCAGAAGAAACAGCCTTGTCCATATGGtgggagcacacacacccacacaaacacccacacacaatgTAGTGCATCTAAAAGCGCACCAGGAAATGAGTTAAAGGAAATTAGAATCCTCCTGATGTTACctgatgtttgtgtgcagaCTCTGTGTCTTCAAAGTGCTTAAACAATTTCCCAGGACACATATTGACTCGTGTTACGCAGTGTTTGCTGTAATGCATatacatttactgtgtgtgtagttataatgtaataaaaccGAGATTTTCTGGCTCTGTGTTTCAGGAAAAAAGTGCACTTATGGCCACAAGTGTAAGTACTACCACCCGGAGCGAGGTGCGCAGCCTCAGCGCGCTGTGGCTGACGAGCTGCGAGCCAGCGCCAAGACCTGCGTCACCGCGAAGAACCAGGGTGACGCTGGGCTGGTGAAGAGCCACAGTGTGCCAGCTGGCAGCATTGAGGCAAAGAAAGGGGCCACGAAGAGGCAGTCGGACCCCAGCATCCGAGCTCTGTCGTACAGCGACgctgaggagaagctgctggcAAAAGGGAGGGCGGAGAGCCACAAGAGCATTTTGTGTGGTGGCAGCAGTAGCAGTTCCAGCGGCAGTGGGAGTATCACCATGTCCCCGGCCCCGGGGGGCCCTCCATCCAGCCTTAACCTCCCCCAGGACCACCAGTCCAGAGCAGTCACTCCTCACAGTCTCCTCCCAGCCCCCAGCCACGACCTCTACCCTCACTGTGAGTCCCCCGACCTGAGCTACTACTCAGTAACGCGTGCCTACTCCGGCCTGAGCCTGTCCTCCAGACGGAGCCCAGACTGTCGCTTCCCCAACGACACAGACCTGCGGCTGGGCTCGTTCGGCTCCGCGGGCTCCGCGGGCTCCGAGTGCGGCAGCGAGAGTAGCACGAGTTGCGGCAGCAGCTGCGACTCGTACAGCGAGAGGCCGTGCCCTGGCTGCCCCCCAGACACCTTACTGGAAGACAACATCCATTTCGCAAACCCCCACAGCCGCCTGTATCCCCATCACGCTGCAACCAACCATGAACTTTGTGGTCTCCACCCGGCCGATTACACAAATATCCCACACAGCCACGCGAGTAACACCAGCATTCACAGTTACCACCTGACACGTGGGCAGAGCTGTGCTCATGATCAACAGCCGTCAGAGGCTCCGCCGAAGCGTCCTCTCTACCCCTTACCCCCCCATCTCCAGCACCAGCCGCTGGTCGCACGCTCCAGCTGCCCGGGCGACTACCACTCTCTGCCGCAGCCCAACCCTCACCCCCCTGGCTCTCCTCTTGGCCGCTGCCTAGCCCCCACGCGAGCAGAGAGTGTGTCAGACTCACATCTGTACGAGCACCTCTCCACGTCGCACCATCACCACCGACCGAAAGCGCTGCCCAGCTGGGACACGTACTACAGACAGCCACTGCCGCCGTCCAGATACGAGCCGTCAGCCTATCAGAGCCTCCCAGACACACGGCAGTCCTCCTGGCACACCCCTCCCTGGGCGCAGGACGGGTACGCCCAGCACCACTCCTCTCACCCAGCTCTCCACCCGTCCCCGACACATTACCATAACCACCCGCCAGCTCCCGCCCACTCCCCTCACCCGCCTCATCCATCCAGCTCCCCTCTTCCACCCTACGCTCCGCACAGCGCTCACCTGACGGTGCCCTCCCACGCTCCTCCCTCCTACATGCCACAGCACTCGGAGTCCTCGGCGCACAGCTGCTACGGGGACGTGAGGGAGAAAGTGTTCATCAACCTGTGCAACATCTTTCCCTCGGAGCTGGTCAGCCGGGTGATGGCCAGGAGCCCCCACGTCACAGACCCCCAGCAGCTGGCGGCCGCCATTCTGGCAGAGAAGGCCCAGACGGGCTACTGAGGAATGAAggagaataagaaaataaaaaacgtgGTTTGCATCAGCAGACAAACATGAATTTGCCTTTAAAACACTTGAAAGCATGGTGGAACCCTGGAATGCTTTTGGCTTGTCTGCAAGGAGAGCATGTTCTTGTCTTATGAAGTTGCTGAAGATAATCCAAACCCAGCTCGAGTCACTGTGCAGCGACAACAAAATTCACTCgtgtggagagagggagtgaaaatCTGTGACTTTTACACTAAGTGCAACTTGAGAAGATTGTTCTACACGTGTTCGTTTCACATCCAAAGCGACTGACATGAAGGGTTATTTCATTTATGACCCATCATGTGCACTGTAAACTTCCTCTCAGACCCGAGTCAAGCAgtgtttggaaaatgtttttctcgCACGTGTGTAGCACCAGATTTTCTATTCACAGCTGTGACGAAAGCGTCATAAATATTCAAACTTCACttcacatttttcctttttcgtGGCAAAATCCCATCTGTTTCAAACGACTATTTAGACCAAGGTCTGTGTACTATATTAAcctcttcctgtgtgttgtgcagctgtcgtgtgtttttttgtttccatgtcGATGAAGACGCTCGTTTTGGCGGTGTCAGTATTGCGGTCAGAGCTGTAGAGATGGGTGACCCTGTCGTGTGTACCTTAGTTTTAGTAAGGgacatctctctctttctctaactctatctctctctctctctctctctttctggccCTTTATTCCGGGTCCGCTCTGGTTTCTGCCACAGACAGGGATCAACCTCGACACCAGTGAACGGAATGTGCACGTACTGTACATATATTTaaccgaccccccccccccaccccccccccacccccctgctgTGCTATCGGCGATCAGCGACCACCGCTGTCTGTAGCAGATCCCAGCTGAATCCGTGCTAGACAGAGAAAAACCTTTTTTGATACAAATTGTATCATGAACTAAGTCGCTGATGTTCTATACAGTACATGGACTATTTATCAACCACTCTCTGTGTATTGCGTGATGATGAAGTGCATTGCAAACATCTTTTTATCTGAGCTTTGAGACAATTACTTCAAATATGTTATGAAGCAGGAGGAGTTGTGTGCCTACTATGTTTAGGTGtctcaccttcttcttctttctgtgctTTTGGGTTTGAAGCtggcttttattttacaggagcTCCAGTTAAACTACCAGCgagaagttttgttttgttttgtttcactggCTGACGGGACAAAACGGCCCTTTTGAGAATGAAAGTGAATTAGTTCAAGTTTCTTTTAGCCTTGATATGGATAAGTCACATAATCAAACTGATTTATTATCAGTAGCAAAGTATTTctataaatcattaatttagGGGACAGACCCCCAACAATGTGTAATGAGTTCAATTTTACATTTGAGTCCATCTTTAACGGCGGCTATTTTGAGTGTCTGCAACACTGCAACATTGAGTTGAGCCCAAAATCGCCGCCTGACGGAACTGACGTCGGCACTGAGTTCGTCGTGCGGTTCATCACAAGCCAGCTACGTAAAGCCCACTGGTTTCTTTCCTGTCCGACGTGTCACATTGTACAACTGTCGACTGAGTGTACAACAACACGTGCTGTTGATATGAGGGAACCTTTGTGTGTATTGAAGAAGCgcctcctctctggcctcctgACACCGTGTGTCAGCGTGGCACCTGAGCGTGGGCCCAAAGTAATGCCTCTTCATGGCATTGTGCTTATGACACATCCAATACTCTGAACTATGTTCAGCTAACTGTTAAgcatgttttgatttgttttgatttctgcatgtatttaatttgtgtaCAAAGCTGTGTATTTGCATTTATGAGCCATCTGTGGTACTTCAGACTCGCTGTTGAGATGCTTCTAGGTTAACTTGTACACAAACGTGGTtgttaatgttttctttgtggatgtttcatttcataaagTGTTAGTGTTCAGAGAAGCACCCGTCTTTAACAGAATATTCAAGTCAGGGCAGAATGCTTTCTTGTTTTCTGTCGGATCAGGAAGCTTTGTTtccaacattgttttttttaaagggcacTCTGCCATAGatagtaataataaattatCAATTGTCTTGTTTGCTCTAGATGTTACAAATCTATACAGAGTCCCTTGTTTCAAACTGGATCTACATTTTGCCAGTAGAAATACAGCATAACTGTTTGTAAGATTCTCAACTGTACCTGTGATTGTTCATTAAAGAGTACTGCTACGAAGGGCCTTTTGCTTCAATGAAGTTCCCCTCATGAAGTTTCATCAGGATGTTGGACTAAATGAATTCTCCCATGATGTTAGATTTACAAGTtcattcatagtttttttttaatacttatATGTAAAGTATTGCATGGTACTTATTACTTGCTGATCCCtgtttgactcttgctgctgtaatactgcagACTAATAAAGGATCATCTTCTCTTATCCTCTGTCAAACTGAGCTACTTCACTGGAGACCAGTGCTGCAGCACCCCCTGTTGGAAAGGGCAGACATCCCATAAacagatgtataaatataatattgtttaaacttataattaaataattgttCTGTTCTTATTTACTTACAAAGATACTCTTACCtgggaaataattaaaaaccgAAAAATTATCATATATAAACAATGCAATGCATCATGGTATATGGGAAGTCAGGTACTGTTTACGGAAGAACTCCTCCAGCTGTGTTTACATCAGAGCTTCTCCAGCTGGAAACCATGGTTACGGTCCACCGTGACGCCACAGAGACTCACGCACCTGTCCTTGATGAGTGTTCACGCAGACATGTTGAGCTCTTTACACGTTAGAGCCCCAAAGAGAGACGTCACGAAGCCCAGCTCCAGTTAAGTGTTTGCTTTACTACGAGCCGCCGCCGAGCAGCTTCATTTTATCATGAGCCAGTCATTTCACTGATGAagtgtatttggttgtgtttgttgtgtgctCTGCAAAATGTGGCGGTGGGACCGGTTAACGTATTTGGATGTGTTCATGTTCGCTGTGCGCGTGGACCTGTTCAATATGCGAAGgctatctctgtgtgtgtgtgtgtgtgtgtgtgtgtgtgtgtgtgtgtgtgtgtgtgtgtgtgtgtgtgtgtgtgtgtgtgtgtgtgtgtgtgtgtgtgtgtgtgtgtgtgtgtgtgtgtgtgtgtgtgtgtggggggtcaAGTAACTCAGGCTGTTAGAGAATAGATTCTAATAAGAATGGAACCAGCGACCTCAGGTGTAGCAGTGCATCCTTTAACAGACTTGAGCTACTTGGTCAGACACCTGTCATTTCTTTCTATGTCCAGCCCCCAATGCAAACACTCAGAGCTGGTGAAGTCCTCCACTCACATTAAAGAGCCAAGAACCCAGAGACAGAGGGTGAAGTGTGTCTGGTCAAAGATGGGCTTGCACATCTGAGGGATGTGGGTTCAATTCCCATGGGAGCCAGTGAATTTATGAAGTCAAACAGTCTGATGAAACAGTTGAAAGCTTCATGAGAGGAACTTTGTATGTGTTGGGTCCAGTAGCTCAGTCAGACGACAGTAGTCTGTAGATGTGAGTTCAAGTCTTTTTCATTGAAACCCTGAGGATGCAGGTTTGACTTTTATGCTCTGGGAGTTTGAGGTGAAAAGTTAAAGGCACAACGAGAAGGTTTGTGAATGTGAAGGGGACTCGGGGCGTGTCTCCCccccacatttatttaatattatcatCTGTTAACCACGTACACggaaaaaaaggtttgatgGTCTCCTCTCTGTAACTTCCACCTAAAATAGCAACCCATTGATGAGATCCTCTGAGTGTTTGATGTGCCAGAACTTTTGAAAGTGTTAACTTGTGTTTGGGTGAAAAGAAGATTCTGTTATTAACTGATTTTTCATGCTTCAGCTAATCTGGCATTTTGAGCCACAACTATAATCTAACATGTGATAATGTAATGCGAGGAGTCCAAATATTACAGTTGAATTTTAGTTTTATAAAGTAACACACTGCTGTCCAAAGTATAAGTGAGACATTCATTGTAAAATCTTCAAGTTCATTTTTGGGGAAATTAAGGGGTATAACTTGTGCCTgggcaaaataaaaatctggtaCAGTAAAAAGATTAAAGGTTAGATGAAGATTAGATTGACAAATAATATCATAGTTtcttatatactatatatagtcTTATAAATGATATCTAGTTACGATGGAGCAGGGAGCTCACACAGTGACATGAACTggttgaataaagtttaaattaggactgggcaataaaacaatatcaataattaggtctaatatattaatataattgttATGCATTGCAGGGTGGTTATGTTGACCAGCCATAAAGTAACATCACAACAGCTGCACTTACTTATTCTAGCCACAAGGTGGCATCAAAGGACCACACTTCCCATCTGACACTGCTCCACTGAATGCAACAGTTCCTGTAATGACAGGC contains these protein-coding regions:
- the LOC117776455 gene encoding probable ribonuclease ZC3H12C, with protein sequence MGQKDHVEAGAGHMLDLEPDLEYLHVAGADRQAGGADGAPAMEEQGESSGSSSTADSPPPATVEESAGPDAECEPASSSSSTLAAGPDPDGGEGASTHTKNTHQPLCRTQCVDLGTEGPPEPPSELSPEREHETPAQSPPNSPCKNPPEPRPSPSKSRPASEAGGKEYQAKLEFALKLGYSEETVRLVLSKLGPDTLINDILGELVKLGTKSDSEQPAASLASTSSSSSSSSSCGCSDLLDSQRSDSPCLSDSLCDQDNLRPIVLDGSNVAMSHGNKEVFSCQGIQLAVDWFLERGHHDITVFVPAWRKEQSRPDAPITDQEILRRLEKEKILVFTPSRRVQGRRVVCYDDRFIVKLAYESDGIIVSNDNYRDLANERPEWKKFIDERLLMYSFVNDKFMPPDDPLGRHGPSLDNFLRKRPIMPEQKKQPCPYGKKCTYGHKCKYYHPERGAQPQRAVADELRASAKTCVTAKNQGDAGLVKSHSVPAGSIEAKKGATKRQSDPSIRALSYSDAEEKLLAKGRAESHKSILCGGSSSSSSGSGSITMSPAPGGPPSSLNLPQDHQSRAVTPHSLLPAPSHDLYPHCESPDLSYYSVTRAYSGLSLSSRRSPDCRFPNDTDLRLGSFGSAGSAGSECGSESSTSCGSSCDSYSERPCPGCPPDTLLEDNIHFANPHSRLYPHHAATNHELCGLHPADYTNIPHSHASNTSIHSYHLTRGQSCAHDQQPSEAPPKRPLYPLPPHLQHQPLVARSSCPGDYHSLPQPNPHPPGSPLGRCLAPTRAESVSDSHLYEHLSTSHHHHRPKALPSWDTYYRQPLPPSRYEPSAYQSLPDTRQSSWHTPPWAQDGYAQHHSSHPALHPSPTHYHNHPPAPAHSPHPPHPSSSPLPPYAPHSAHLTVPSHAPPSYMPQHSESSAHSCYGDVREKVFINLCNIFPSELVSRVMARSPHVTDPQQLAAAILAEKAQTGY